GTAGATATAGATGCAACAAGTGGGTTTCTTATCCAGTCATAGTTTTCAGTGCACATACCTGTGAAATATTGCTGAAGTTGTTTTTCCAGTATTACAAGATGCTCAGAAATAATGGGTATTATCTCACCACTGTTTGCTGCTACTGCAACATGTGAGAACATGTCCAAATTGCCTTCTTTTACTTTGCCACCCCacagttgcagtttttctttcagcgctttaattttatcagtggaagataaaacattttctgattttccttgcatgctggcctttaccttgtttaaaagttcaaagatcTTAGCTAAGTAAGAATATTTTGCACACCAAGTGTCATCTGCCAGTAAATCACAGAACTCCTCTTGTTGTTCAAGAGTGGAAAAAGTAAGCATCTCTTCCTTCAGTTTGCATACTCGTGACAATACTTTCCCTCTGGACAGCCATCGTGCTTCCATATGtagaagaaggttcaaatgttttGCCCCAAGCTCTTTGCACAGCTTAGTAAACAGGCGAGACTTCAGCGGTCGACTATTTATAAAGTTCACCATTTTACAACTTTTTCCAGTACAGATTTTAAAACATTGCTAATTGTCTTTGCAACCAGCACTTCACGACGAAGAAAGCAATGTGTTGTCATCGCACTGCTGTTTTCTCTCTTCACTAATGACACAAATCCTTTAATTGAGCCAATCATGGCAGGTGCCCCATCTGTACAAATCCCAACACACGATTGCCAGGTCAAACAAACTGATTTTAAGTACTCACTTAATGTAGAGAAAATATCATTGCCTGTTGTAGTTTCCTTAAGTTTTTCACAACAAAAGAATTGGTTTAATATTTTAACATCATGAATGTCCCGAACGAATACCAGTAATTGAGCCATACCTGCAATGTCTGTGGACTCATCTACCTGAAGTGCAAACATTTCACTCTCCTCCACAGATGTACATACAGTTTCCTCTATGTCTGCTGACATATCATGAATCCGTCTGCTAATGGTACTATCCGAAACTTCTTTTTCTGCTTTACTTCCaaacattgtttttactatggcacTACATGCAGGTAGAATCAGTCTCTGCTATTGTATGAGGTTTCATGCTTTTAACAACTAACTCTGCAACTAAGTAACTGGCCTCTTGTGCCTTATCAGCAACTTTGACTTTCTTAAAAAGCATCGCTCTCTGTTGTTTTTGCTCACTTAAAAGTCCTTCAAAGTAAAACCGACGCTTCTTAGCAAGATGATTGTTTCAGAGTTAAATGCCTCTTTAATTTACTGGGTACCATTGCTTCATTAGCTAATTTATCACCACAAATAACACATAAAGGCATGGGAGTAACTTCATCACCACACCAGAAGAAtccaaaacttaaataattatccGAGTAGGAGCaatttttcttgcctttttttttaagttgatttaCTTGTTGTTGGATTGGCCAAATCCTTTTCTCTCACAAACCCACTTTCGTTCCTTTCTTCACCCTCACCACTAACTTCGTGTCTTCTCTTCTTAATGACAAACTTATCCATCGTACGGTATGTTAGAAGCACGATATTGTTCGAAACAACTGTAATATAACCCCAGAAACAGCAAAGAGCTTATGCTTTGAGGTATTATGCCTCACTGGCTCGCGAGTGGAAAACTGGGGTTATACAAAGCCGACGAGAACCAAACACTTATCGGACGGGCAACGAGTATAAACAAAGGGAATGTGATTTTTAACAGTCGACTGTTACacttcattattactatttttgttgttgttgttgttattgttgttgttgttatatcattatcattatttattattactattactattattattagcaatagtagtagtagtagtagttgttgttgtattgtacaagtatagaaaaggaaatatcaacctCTATTTGCGAGAAATGTTGGAGCATGTAACTTCCTACCTAAACTGATAATTATATGACgactttagaaatttttttttttcaaatgttcattaagacGATTTAGCCAAGACAAAACTCATGAAAATTTTGCGGCATCCCTAGGCGCTGCCTACGGAACCGCAGGGTGGCATGGAacccagtttgagaatcactgcCTTAGACAGTGACATTGATCCTACCGacaacacagttttttttttttttttttttttttttttatgacaccatttgtatgcagacgaggcccTCCTCCCTCTGACCACATTCCTTTTAATTTAAGCGtttggaaaagtacccatctctctgtcaattttttttaatcctaagacacacactcttgtgtgccaacgtggtgcaatcgagttcacacgcccccactctctctctctctctctctctctctctctctctctctctctctctctctctctctctctctctctctctctctctctctctctctcagttcatttGTTCTAAGGCCTTTTGCTTACATTAACATTTATGGGTAaaaatcacttacattgacatatttgggtaataaaaacatatttcaacttagtttcttttattatacgaagcatacatccaaaataacatttcatgaataaagacataacatttagtgggaaaaaaatctgacccAAAAAACATTTATTTGAAACCCTAATATTTGCACGATTAAAACCGGTAGGAAATCTTTTTTAATGGTCTTGAAGTCAAATGCAggagatagtataataacactgttacatcattttcctttaagtcggtggttgataaatgctccctgattttcCTAAGGGCGGCACAAACTCCATTTAGtcttacgctatgcgtaaaatataggcagaagaatgctcacaaagccgaattgtaattatGCAattgcatattatttatgaaacacttcatggaacaataccttcgtagaaaatcagtaaagtattccgAATGATCatctggctgcatccccaatgggtcagAAGATATAATGTTtttaccggacttttctgtattataaatacaacctaGTGCCCGATTTCAcaatactgatgtgatggcagagtattcacaataagtatgatgggctttgtccttatcaagggtatgTTGAAGTTGACCAAATGGTCACTGGGTACACACCCATAAAAATGAGCTTCACGCCCTAACCTTTTCTCTAGGGCATATCCAATTTctgaagtattcatttttatatgctacCCCCTCCACTATCTATTTTGTACTTCTGCCATTTCAACTCTGTCCCTTGGAATATacctattttcttttattaattaccTTAGGGCAATTCATAATAAAGTAAGGGATAACAGAATCCTAACATTACTTAGATTTTTATTAAGGAAACCATACATTTAAATTCATGGaatacatacattacaaataatGTTTAATTATTCAACGGTAACGAAATAGTTATCGATTTCGGGACCAAATTTCAATTGCAGTATTTTATCACTT
This DNA window, taken from Palaemon carinicauda isolate YSFRI2023 chromosome 10, ASM3689809v2, whole genome shotgun sequence, encodes the following:
- the LOC137648001 gene encoding zinc finger BED domain-containing protein 5-like; the protein is MFGSKAEKEVSDSTISRRIHDMSADIEETVCTSVEESEMFALQVDESTDIAARWLSRGKVLSRVCKLKEEMLTFSTLEQQEEFCDLLADDTWCAKYSYLAKIFELLNKVKASMQGKSENVLSSTDKIKALKEKLQLWGGKVKEGNLDMFSHVAVAANSGEIIPIISEHLVILEKQLQQYFTGMCTENYDWIRNPLVASISTISQLTLMEEERLVELRHDRDLKLLHMQLPLDEFWVQIKTKYSHAAKKPLVMLIQFSTSYQCNGQTISITTFAVGSPADGVLHNETLGIT